Proteins encoded within one genomic window of Esox lucius isolate fEsoLuc1 chromosome 12, fEsoLuc1.pri, whole genome shotgun sequence:
- the LOC105026345 gene encoding neurexophilin-4-like, with protein MNALDHLNLNLKVHSIGKSGEEGNLGASLRIKQLSKDFQGTSAKRTPPSSRSVGPYDRWQNLSLPLDQSQIRSKPKPPAKTPIKAKKTFGWGNFYLNIKTVKFSLLVTGNIVDHINGTFSVYFRHNSSRLGNISVSIVPPSKPMEWEDLGRAELRSQNQAQSTTYEHQWEMKALNCRVESQRTNKAKKTKPCLYDPSQTCYSEQTQSHAVWICAKPFKVICIFISFLSTDYKLVQKVCPDYNFPAEPWHFGGRG; from the coding sequence ATGAATGCCTTGGACCATCTGAATCTCAATCTAAAAGTCCACTCCATAGGAAAGTCAGGGGAAGAAGGAAACCTTGGAGCCTCACTGAGAATCAAACAGCTTTCCAAAGATTTCCAGGGCACATCTGCCAAACGCACGCCCCCCAGCTCTAGGTCTGTTGGCCCATATGACCGGTGGCAGaacctctcccttcctctggaTCAGTCCCAGATCCGCTCCAAACCCAAGCCCCCAGCGAAAACACCTATCAAGGCAAAAAAGACCTTCGGCTGGGGTAATTTCTACCTCAATATCAAAACCGTTAAGTTCAGCCTCCTGGTGACGGGTAATATAGTAGACCACATCAACGGCACTTTCAGTGTGTACTTCCGTCACAACTCGTCCCGTCTGGGGAATATCTCAGTGAGTATTGTTCCTCCCTCCAAACCCATGGAATGGGAGGATTTGGGACGCGCGGAGCTCAGGTCCCAGAATCAGGCACAGTCCACCACCTATGAACACCAGTGGGAGATGAAGGCCCTGAACTGCAGGGTGGAGTCCCAGAGAACCAACAAGGCCAAGAAGACCAAACCGTGTCTTTATGACCCCTCCCAGACCTGTTACTCAGAACAAACCCAGTCTCATGCTGTCTGGATCTGTGCCAAGCCCTTCAAGGTCATCTGCATATTTATCTCTTTTCTCAGCACAGACTACAAACTGGTGCAGAAGGTCTGCCCAGACTACAACTTCCCAGCTGAGCCCTGGCATTTTGGAGGACGGGGATAG
- the ndufa4l2a gene encoding NADH dehydrogenase [ubiquinone] 1 alpha subcomplex subunit 4-like 2, which yields MQVKMIRTAMQHAKRHPGLIPQFFFIMLGMGGASMYLVRLAKGPHVTWNKTSNPEPWNQLDPTYQYKFVAIDTDYKNLKKEGPRF from the exons ATGCAGGTTAAAATGATTAGAACAGCAATGCAACACGCAAAGAGGCATCCAGGG CTCATCCCCCAGTTCTTCTTCATCATGTTGGGCATGGGAGGAGCCTCTATGTATTTGGTTCGTCTTGCAAAGGGACCCCATGTCAC CTGGAACAAGACAAGCAACCCTGAGCCCTGGAATCAGCTGGACCCAACATACCAGTATAAG TTTGTAGCCATCGACACAGACTACAAGAACCTAAAGAAGGAGGGACCTCGGTTCTGA